The stretch of DNA CGAGCACCCGCTCCTTGCTGAGCGGGGCCTTCCGCTTTACAGAGGCGCCGGGGCCCGCGGAATCTCTGGGAGTCATGGTGTCCGTCCTGGAGCAGGCGCCGGCTTCCGGGACGGAATAGTCAAGACGCTTGCTGTATTTGTAGTCTACGCGTAAAGTCTACAACGTAGACATGCGGCTGCGCGGCCCTTGGGCCAGATTGCAAGTGCCCACCGTCACGCTCCATCGCCCCGTGCAGGGCGCCGGAGGTTCGCCGCTATAGCCGAATGGCGACACCATTGCACTTAGCGAAGGGAAGCCGTCATGGCCAATTCGCAGTTTGACCTGTTCCTACAGGAAGCCACCTACCTCGACGACACCACTGAACATGGCCTGAACCGTGACCGCCTGTTCGGGCTCTACACCAGCTGGTGCTTCATCAACCAGCACTCCCCGGGCGCGGAGCCGCAGTTCTGGGCAGAAATGAAACACCGCATCAACCCGCGGCACAACCGCCTGCGGATGAAGGGACCGGCTGCTGCGGACTACATCGTCGCCAGCTACCCCGGCCTCGTCTGAACCGCAACGGGATACACCGGAACCAATGCTGTGGCACCACGTGTGCCACAGCATTTTTCGTTTAATGCGGGCAGCACCCGGCGTTGCGGGAACCCCGCAGCCGCCGCGGACTGCAGCTCCCACCTGGCGGCACGGCACAATCGGAGGATGGACAATCCAGGTTTCCCGCCAGCCGACAAGCCGGAGGAACTGCTCCACGGCGTGGGTATCCGGCTGCTTCATGCCACTGACGCGGACGCCCTCGCAGAGGCGTACGTCCGGAACAGGCAGCACCTGGCGCCGTGGGAACCCTGCCGGCCCGAGGCCTTCTTCACCGCATCCCTTCAGCGGGAGCTGATCCGGGCCAAACGTGAGCAGCTGGAGTTGGGCACGGAGGTCCCCTGGGTCCTCATCAAGGATTCCGGCGGCTTACCGGCGGGCCAGCGCATTATCGGCACCGTCACCCTCACCGGGATCGTCCGCGGTCCGTTCCTCAGCGCCAACCTTGGTTACTGGGTGGACCACGGCCTCCTGGGGCGGGGCGTCGGCACGGCTGCTGTCCGGTTCGCAGCCGCGTACGCGCAGACGGAACTTGGCC from Pseudarthrobacter chlorophenolicus A6 encodes:
- a CDS encoding GNAT family N-acetyltransferase — encoded protein: MDNPGFPPADKPEELLHGVGIRLLHATDADALAEAYVRNRQHLAPWEPCRPEAFFTASLQRELIRAKREQLELGTEVPWVLIKDSGGLPAGQRIIGTVTLTGIVRGPFLSANLGYWVDHGLLGRGVGTAAVRFAAAYAQTELGLHRLQAATLLHNAASRRILGGAGFLEIGVAPEYLQIAGAWQDHLLHQLILPYGP